A stretch of DNA from Streptomyces rubradiris:
CTCGACGGGGGCGGACTGCTGTCCTCCGGAACGGGGCCGCGGCTGCGGATGGTGGGCCCCGGTGGCCTGCTCGGTCATCGGCATTCTCTTCTCGATGCTGAGGGTTTTTGCGAGGTTCGGGCGGATCTGGGGCGCTGCACGAAGGGCGCTCGTGCAACAAAAAACCCCTCGTGCCGCAAGGCAAGCGAGGGGAGCGCGCCGGTGAGGTCGCTGGGGATTCCGGATCGTCCTCCGGCGGTTCCCAGCTCAGCCGACGCGCTGTCCAAGTACGAGAATTCGGGTGCGCATGGAACTGACCCTCCCCCCGGCACGCACCACGTGTCAAGTGGGTGGGACGGGAGTCTCAGAATGTGAGCGAAGGGCACTGCCGCCCCCGAAGACAGCGGGAACGCCCCCTGTATACACCCCGTTGGGCTCCCTCGCACTGCCCGCGAACGCGGGCTCGACCGAGGCGTGCGGCACCGGGTAGTGACCGGAACCGAGCGCCCGGCGCAGCCGGTACTCGTCCAGCGGACCGGCGAACGCCATGCCCTGGCCGTGGGTGCAGCCCATGGCGCGCAGCGCGATCGCCTGCTCGGGCAGGTCGACGCCCTCGGCCACCGACTGCAGGCCCAGATCGCCGGCGATCCGCAGCAGACCGCTGGTGATCTTGTGCAGCCGCGCGGACTCCACCACGCCCTCGACCAGACCGCGGTCGAGCTTGAGGATGTCCACGGGCAGCCGCCGCAGTGCCGTGATGGCCGCGTAGCCACTGCCGAAGCCGTCCAGGGCGATGCGCACCCCGAGCCGGCTGAGCGCCGTCAGCCGCCGTTCCAGCTCGTCCAGCGAGACGCGGGGGTCGGTGTCGGACAGCTCCACGACCAGCGCCCCGGGCGGCAGCCCGTGCCGGTTCAGCAGCGCCTCCACGGAGCCCAGCGGGGACGAGCGGTCCAGCAGCCGCCGGGCGCTCATCCGGACCGTGACCGGTACGGCGACCCCGGCGGCGGCCCGCTCGGCCGCCTGCTGGACGGCCTGCTGGAGGATCCAGCGGTTCAGCTCGGCGGTCTTGTCGGCGTCGTCGGCCACCCGCAGGAACTCCGCGGGGGTGAACAGCACTCCCTGGGAGGAGCGCCAGCGGGCCTGCGCGGAGACGGTCGTGATCCGGCCGCTCTCCAGGCACACCACCGGCTGGTGCAGCAGCGTGAACTCGCCGTCGTGCAGCGCGGCGCGCAGGCGGGTGGCCAGCTCCGCCTTGCGGACGACGTCCTGCTGCATCTGCGGCTTGTACAGCTCGACCCGGCCCTTTCCGGCCGACTTCGCGCGGTACATCGCCAGGTCGGCGTTTCTCAGCAGCTCGCCCGCGCCCAGGCCCGGTTCGGCGAAGGCGACGCCGATGGAGGCGGCGACCCGGACGTCGTTGCCGTCGATGGCGTACGGCTGGGAGAGGGTCACCCGCAGCCGGTCGGCCAGTTCCAGGATGTTGCGCTCGCGGGCGGCCCGGTCCCGGGTACCGTCGCCGACGATCAGGGCCGCGAACTCGTCACCGCCGAGCCGGGAGGCGGTGTCGCCCTGCCGGACCGCCTCCTGGAGCCTGCGGGCGGCCTGGATGAGCAGTTCGTCCCCGGCCTGGTGCCCGATCGTGTCGTTGACCGCCTTGAACCCGTCGAGGTCGATGAAGAGCACGGCCGTACCGCGCAGCGCGGCGCCCCGGTCGGTGGCCCGGCGGCCGGCCAGGGCCTGCTGCACCCGTCGGGTGAACAGCGCGCGGTTGGGCAGGTCGGTCAGCGGGTCGTGCTCGGCGTTGTGCTGCAACTGCGCCTGGAGGCGGACCCGCTCGGTCACGTCCCGGCTGTTGAAGATCAGCCCGCCGTGGTGGCGGTTGACGGTCGACTCGACGTTGAGCCAGCCGCCGTCGCCGGAGCGGAACCGGCACTCGATGCGCGTGGTGGGCTCCTCCACCGGGCTCGCGGCCAGGAAGCGGCGCACCTCGTGCACCACGCAGCCCAGGTCCTCCGGGTGGATGAGGGCGGCCAGCTCGGTGCCCACCAGTTCCTCGGCGGGCCGGCCGTACACCCCGGCGGCGGCCGGGGAGACGTAGCGCAGGACGCCGTTGGGCGCGGCGATCATGATGACGTCGCTGGAGCCCTGCACCAGGGAGCGGAAGTGGTTCTCCTTCTGCGCCAGTTCCTGGGTGAGGGTGATGTTGTCCAGCAGCATGATGCCCTGCCGGATGACGAGCGCCAGCACCACGGCGCCCGCCGTGATCAGCACGACGTGGTCGGGCCTGCGGCCGTTGAGGACGTTGTACAGGATGCCCAGGGTGCACACGGCCGCGGCGAGGTACGGGGTGAGCGCGGCGAGGGAGCCGGTGAGCGGCCGGCCGGCCGGGTACCGGAGGTGGTCGCCGCCCGGTGCGGGCAGCGGGGGCGCGGGGTGGTGCTCCGTGCTCCACTGGCCGGTGCTCCACTGGCCGGTGCTCCACTGGCCGGTGCCGCGCTGGCCCGGCACGTGTTCGTGGACCACGCGCGTGTGCCCGTCGGGTCCGTGCGCCTCCGGCCCGCCCTGGCGCCGGGGCGCGGCCCAGGGCGCGTAGGCGAGCAGCAGGGAACCGGCGAACCAGCCCGCGTCCAGCAGCCGCCCGGAGCGGTAACTGCTGTGCAGCAGCGGCGAGGTGAACAGCGCGTCGCACAGCACCGTCAGCGCGAGCGCGCCGATCGCGGTGTTCACCGCCGTGCGGTTGCCCGGGGCGCGGCGGAAGTGCAGCGCCAGCACCATGCTGACCAGGGCGATGTCGAGCAGCGGGTACGCCAGCGACAGCGCGGCGTGCGCCACGCTCGACCCGTCGATGCGGGCCGCCTGGGCGAGCGCGAGGCTCCACGAGAGGGTGAGCAGCGAGCCGCCGATCAGCCAGGCGTCCAGCCCGAGACAGATCCAGCCCGCTCTGCTCGCCGGCCGCTTGGCGAGCACCAGCAGGCCCACGATGGCGGGCGGCGCGAAGCACAGGAAGAACAGGTCGGCGTAGCTGGGGCTGGGCACCGGCGCGCTCAGGGCGACCTCGTACCACCCCCAGACCGCGTTGCCCAGCGAGCTCATCGCCGCCGAGAGGGCGAACAGCAGCCAGGCGGACCGGAAGCGCACCCTCGGGCCGCGGGCGTACAGGAAGCAGGAGACGGCGGCGGCGGCCGCCGCCGCGCTCAGCCCGAAGTCGCCCATCACGTCCGCGACCCGGTCCGAGCCCCAGCCGAAGGCGGATCCGATGGCGTAGGCCGCGCAGACCAGGGCGAGGACGAGCTGCTCCGCCAGGCGCCTGTTCTCGCCGGCCACCGGCCGGCGCGACGGCGGCGCCTCGTGCGGGTGCGGTGCGCGGACCGCGCTGCCCAGGGGGGTCGTCACCGAGGTCGGGGCGCTCACCGGGGCCTCCCGGTGCGTGCCGTTCCCCGGTCCTGACGGTCCCGCTGCGCCGGATACGCCGGCCGGTGACGGCCGCTGTACCTGCGCTGGTGGTGGCTGTGGTGGCTGGTGTGATGGCCGCGTCCGCCCGCGGCCGTGCGCCAGGGTCGCCGTCGGCGGCTCCGCCGCGTCGGATCGTTCGTCCATAGGCCGTGCATCGCCCGTCGCCCCCCTCACAGATCTGAAATGTCCATCCCCGGCGCCGAAACGTCAGCGGCGCTGCCCCTGCCCGGGACGATACACCAGGATCGTCACTCAGGGACATAGCGTCTCTACGCTCCGTGACGACCAGGGCGTATACCGGTACGGGGCGCGTCCGAAAGATTGCGGAGGGTGCCGGAAGGCGCCTAGCGCCCGGTTGCTCCCGCCGTTTCAGGACCGGTCGTAAGGATCACGTTCCGCAGGGGTTCGTGGTTCACGAACCGGGTCAGCTGGTCGGCGATCAGCCGCTTGGCGCGCGGCAGGAAGGCCGAGGAGGGCCCGCCGACATGCGGGCTGATCAGCACGCCCGGCGCCTGCCACAGGGGGTGGCCCGGGGGCAGCGGCTCGGGGTCCGTCACGTCCAGGGCCGCCATGATCCGG
This window harbors:
- a CDS encoding putative bifunctional diguanylate cyclase/phosphodiesterase, whose product is MSAPTSVTTPLGSAVRAPHPHEAPPSRRPVAGENRRLAEQLVLALVCAAYAIGSAFGWGSDRVADVMGDFGLSAAAAAAAVSCFLYARGPRVRFRSAWLLFALSAAMSSLGNAVWGWYEVALSAPVPSPSYADLFFLCFAPPAIVGLLVLAKRPASRAGWICLGLDAWLIGGSLLTLSWSLALAQAARIDGSSVAHAALSLAYPLLDIALVSMVLALHFRRAPGNRTAVNTAIGALALTVLCDALFTSPLLHSSYRSGRLLDAGWFAGSLLLAYAPWAAPRRQGGPEAHGPDGHTRVVHEHVPGQRGTGQWSTGQWSTGQWSTEHHPAPPLPAPGGDHLRYPAGRPLTGSLAALTPYLAAAVCTLGILYNVLNGRRPDHVVLITAGAVVLALVIRQGIMLLDNITLTQELAQKENHFRSLVQGSSDVIMIAAPNGVLRYVSPAAAGVYGRPAEELVGTELAALIHPEDLGCVVHEVRRFLAASPVEEPTTRIECRFRSGDGGWLNVESTVNRHHGGLIFNSRDVTERVRLQAQLQHNAEHDPLTDLPNRALFTRRVQQALAGRRATDRGAALRGTAVLFIDLDGFKAVNDTIGHQAGDELLIQAARRLQEAVRQGDTASRLGGDEFAALIVGDGTRDRAARERNILELADRLRVTLSQPYAIDGNDVRVAASIGVAFAEPGLGAGELLRNADLAMYRAKSAGKGRVELYKPQMQQDVVRKAELATRLRAALHDGEFTLLHQPVVCLESGRITTVSAQARWRSSQGVLFTPAEFLRVADDADKTAELNRWILQQAVQQAAERAAAGVAVPVTVRMSARRLLDRSSPLGSVEALLNRHGLPPGALVVELSDTDPRVSLDELERRLTALSRLGVRIALDGFGSGYAAITALRRLPVDILKLDRGLVEGVVESARLHKITSGLLRIAGDLGLQSVAEGVDLPEQAIALRAMGCTHGQGMAFAGPLDEYRLRRALGSGHYPVPHASVEPAFAGSAREPNGVYTGGVPAVFGGGSALRSHSETPVPPT